GAATCACCCTGGCCGCCGCCGTCGGCCGCCTCGCCGCGTCCGAGATCCTCACGAATCGGCCGGTACCCGAACTCGAAGGCTGCCGCCCGACCCGTTTCGACTGACGGGCCCGGTCCGCGAGGTGTTGCACACAGCTCACTGACTCAGGCCCGGCCGAGCCTAGGACCTCACACGCTCCGGCAGTCGCACGGTGAAGATCGGCAGCAGCACATGCACCAGCGGACCGATCGCCAGCGCGTAGGCAACAGTCCCCAGCCCGACCACCCCTCCGAGCAGCCAGCCCACAGCAAGCACCGTCACCTCGATGCTCGTCCGGACCAGCCGCACGCTCAGCCCAGTACGCCGTACCAAGCCCGTCATCATCCCGTCGCGCGGCCCCGGCCCGAACTGGGCGCCGATGTAGAGCGCACCCGCGAGCGCGTTCAGCACGATCCCACCGATGGTCAGGTACAGGATCCGCACCCAGAGTGCGTCCGGCGTCGGCACGAGCGAGAGCGTCAGATCCGTGACCAGGCCGATCACGATCGCATTGCTGATCGTGCCGAGCCCCGGCCACTGGCGCAGCGGGATCCAGAACAGCAGTACGACGAAGCTCATCGCGATCACCACCGTGCCGAAGGTCAGCGGCAGGTGCTCGGTGATGCCCGAGTGCAGCACGTCCCACGGGTCCAGGCCGAGGTGGCTCTCGATCATCAGGCCCATCGAGGCGCCGTACAGGACCAGTCCGACGTACAGCTGGATCAAGCGGCGCGGCAGACGACCGGCCCGAAGCTGCTCGATCGGGTTCAGCGCGGCGAGGGCGCGAGGAGGCGTGGCGGGTTCTGCGGTGGCGGTCACAGGATCCAGTTTCGGTGCCAGTGGCCTGGTGATCGATAGCCAATTGAGGAATAGTGGACTGCATGACTGGCCAACAACTCCCCGCGAGCACCCTGAGCGGCCTGCTCGGAGCATGGTCCGACGCCGGCGGACCGGCGTACCGGGCTCTGGCCGAGCGCCTCCGCCTGCTGATCGCGGACGGGCGGATCATGCCCGGCTCCCGGCTGCCGAGCGAGCGCGAGCTGACCGACGCGCTCGGTGTCAGCCGTACGACGGTCGCCTCGGCGTACCGCGAACTGCGCGACCGCGGGTACCTGATCAGCCGGCGCGGATCCGGCAGCGTGACCGCGCTGCCGTCGCGGATCGAGCCCGAGCTCGGGCGGCACCACGCGCCGGGGATCGACACGGACGGGCTGTACGACTTCACCTGCGCGGCCTCGCCCGCCGTACCGGGCATCAGTACGGCGGTTGCCGCGGCGATGGAGGACCTGCCGCACCATCTGGCGACGCCCGGCTATCACCCGCAGGGACTGCCGGAGCTGCGCGAGGAGATCGCGGCGTCGTACGAGGCTCGCGGACTGCCGACGTCCGCGGACCAGATCGTCGTCACGGCGGGCGCGCTGGCGGCAACGGCGATCGCGGTCCGGGCGATGACGCAGATCGGCGACCGGGTGCTGACCGAGAGCCCGACCCACCCGAACTCGGTCGACTCGATCCGGCGCAGCGGCGCGCGCGTCGTGGCCGCGCCGATGAGCCCCGGCGGCTGGGACCTCCCGTTGCTAGAGGCAACGATCAGGCAGACCGCGCCGCGCGCCGCCTGGCTGGTGGTCGATTTTCAGAACCCGACCGGCCGGCTGATGCCCGCCGCGGACCGGCAGCGGCTGGCGATCGCGTTCGCGCGCAGCCGGACGACGGCGATCATCGACGAGACCCTGTACGAGCTGCCGCTGGACGGGCAGGAGATGCCGCCGCCGTTCGCTTCCTTCGATCCGGGCGGCGTGATCACCGTCGGGTCGGTGAGCAAGTCGTTCTGGGGCGGGCTGCGGATCGGCTGGCTGCGGGTGCCGGAGACGCTGGTCGCGCGGATCCTGGACGCGCGAGCGTCGATGGATCTGGGGGCGCCGGTGCTCGAGCAGCTCGTTGTCGCGCGGCTGCTGCGGGAGCGTTCAGCGATTCTGCCGGAACGGCGGGCCGGGCTGCGGGAGCGGCGGGACGCGCTGGCCTCGGCGCTGCGGGCGGTGCTGCCGGACTGGAAGTTCACCCTGCCCGGCGGCGGGCTGTCGATGTGGTGCGAGCTGCCGGCGGCGGTCGGGTCTTCGCTGGTCGGGGTCGCGCAGCGTAACGGCGTACTGCTGGTGGCCGGGTCGCGGTTCTCGCCCGAGGGCGGTCTGGAGACGTTCATGCGGCTGCCGTACACGCAGGATCCGGACACGCTGCGTCACTCCGTGGAGCTGCTGGCGGCGTCGTACGGGCAACTGACCGAGCGCGGTCCGGCCCGCCGTACGGCGGCCGCCCTGATCGCCTGACGTCATCACGACGTAATCCCGGCCGGGAAGGTTCGCTCCTGGGGCCGCGTTGAGACACTATGAAAGTCATTCAGCGAGAGGCGTGAGATGTCGTTCTTCAAGCGCAACACCGCTCTGGTCGAGCCGTCGGCCGCACTGCCCGGCCGCCCGGAGCCCGGCTACGCCGTCCCGGCGGACAACATCGTGCTCGGTACGCCGCAGACGGCGCCGGTGCCCGAGGGCCTCGCCGAGGTCTGGTTCGGCACCGGCTGCTTCTGGGGGACCGAGGAGATCTTCTGGCAGCAGCCCGGCGTCTACACCACCGCCGTCGGCTACGCGGGTGGGTACAGCCCCAACCCGACGTACGAGGAGGTCTGCACCGGCGGAACCGGCCACACCGAGGCCGTCCGCGTCGTCTACGACCCGACCAAGACCACCTTCACCGACCTGCTGAAGGTCTTCTGGGAGACCCACGACCCGACCCAGGGCATGCGTCAGGGCAACGACCTGGGCTCCCAGTACCGCTCCGCGATCTACTACACGACCGAGGACCAGCGTCTCGAGGCCGAGCGCACCCGCGACCTCTACGCCCCGGTCATCAAGCCCCGCGGCTACGGCGACATCACCACGGAGATCGCCCCGCTGGACTCGTACTACTACGCCGAGGGCTACCACCAGCAGTACCTGGCCAAGAACCCCAACGGCTACCGCTGCCACAGCAACACGGGCGTGCCGTTCCCGGCCTGACGCTCGACCTGGAAGGGCGCCGCAGCTGCGGCGCCCTTCTCTTGTTTCATCGCGCTGGGGTCCGAGGAAACTGGGTAGCGTGTCGGATTGTGGGGTGGGTGTTCGTAGTACGGGTGAGAGGCGGCCGGGGCGGTCGCCGGGAGGAGGAGCGGTGAGATGACGCACTACCTGATCTCGTTCGACGACGGCACGATGGACGCGACCGAGGAGGAGCTGCCCGCGGTGGCGGATGCCGGGCACGCGGTGATCCAGGAGGCGAAGGACGCGGGGGTGTTCGTGTTCAGTGGTGGGCTGGACTACCGGCAGCAGCACGCGACCGTGGGGCGGGACGGCGTGGTCACCGACGGGCCGTACCCGGAGAGCAAGGAGCTGCTCGGCGGCGTACTGATCGTCGATGTCCCCACCTTCGACGACGCGCTGAAGTGGGCCGCCAAGACCGCGGCCGCGTGCCGGTGCGCGCAGGACGTGCGCGAGTTCTTCCCGTTCCGGCGGTTCTGAGATGACGGCGTACCTGATCTCGTTCGAGAAGGGCGCGATGGACCACATCGCGGCGGAGGACTGGCCCGACGTGGGTAAGGCCGCCCGGGCGGTGTGCGCGGAGGTCGAGGACGCCGGGGTGCTCGTCTTCTCCGACGGACTGAGTTACGACGACGGCGACGTCCAGCATGCCGTGGTTGCCGTCGACGGCGTGGTCACCGACGGCCCCTACGCCGAGGGCAGGGAACTCATCGGCGGCGTACTGATCGTGGATGTCGCCGATCGCGAGGCCGCTCTGGGGTGGGCCGCGAAGATCGCCGGCGCTTGCCGGTGCGCCCAGGATGTTCGCAAGTTCATGACCGGCCCTAGCGGCGCCTGACTGCGAGGGGGGCGTTGTCCGCTGCGGGCGACGCCCTTGCGGTATGGGGATCTGCAGGCTTGGCAGACCCGATGTCGGCGCGGTTCGGGGCGTCGGCGTTGGCGCGGTTCGGGGCGCCGGCGCGGTTCGGGGCGGCGGCGCGGTTCGGGGCGGCGGCGCGGTTCGTGGCGCCGGCGTCGGCGCGTGCCCTCGTACGCCGTACCGGTGTCGTACGCCGTACCGGCGGGCGATCGGGGCGGCTCAGACGCGCGGACCTGGTGGGAAGCCGGTCCAGCGGAGGGCGGCGGGGAGGTGCTGCATGTCGTTGTAGACAAGGACGGATGACGGCCGGCCTGGGGTGTAGCGGAGGACCGTCAGCGCGGCGTTGCAGTGGGCGAGGGTGAGCCAGCGCCAGGGCGGCGCGTCCAGTGCTTGGGTGACGAGCCAGGCGATCAGGAAGTTGTGGGTGACGAGGAGTTCGGGCTGCTCGCTGTCGGCCGGGCCGGTGAACCTGGCCAGCGCGAGGCGTGCCAACTCGGGGCCGTGCTCCAGTTCCTCGGGCGAGGACTGTTGCACGAAGCGGAGCAGGTGGTCGGCTGAGTCCGTTGGGAGCTCGTCCTTCTTCGGTACGTACGGGACGTAGTCCCCGGCGAGTTCCGAGACCTCCAGCGGGACGTCCACCGCGAGTTGCTGCTTGACCAGCTGCGCGGTCTGGACTGCACGTGGGAGCGGGCCGTGGTGGACGGTCGCGAAGGGGATGTCCTGCAGCCGCCGGCCGAGGAGCGCGGCCTGCTCGCGGCCTCGGTCGGTCAGGCCGCTGCCGTCCGGCAGAGCTTCGGCGTGTCGTACGACGTACAGGTATCGCGTTCGCTGATCGCCTGGCATGCCCTGGTTGACGCCGGTGGTGCTGGATGAGTTCGGCCCATCGGCCTCTGGCCGCCGAAGGGGTCCGAACACTCGCGCGCGAGTGCCCAGGGGCGTCGGCAGGTAGATTGGCCGGGATTTTCGCCCATCGAGCTGGAGGATTCATGCGCCCGATCGCCCTTGGTGCCCTGTCCCTGCTGGTCACGGCCGCCGCCGTCGCCCTGCCCGTCACGACCGCCCAGGCCGCCCCGGCCACCGTTGCCGCGGTCGACTGCGAGGTCTGGCGCTCGACCGGCGCGGGCCTGACCGGTTTCGGCCGGTGCGTGGAAGCCAACGGTCACCCGCGTTTCCAGATCAGAGTCCGTTGCGACAAGACCGGCGCCTACGTCCGGTCGCCCATCGTCCCCCTCCGCCAGACCACCTGGGCCACCTGCACGTCAGCCCAGGGCGGCGCCTCCGAAATCACCGTCATCGGCGTCGGCTGACCCCAGGCCGCCCTCGCCGCCACCCCCGGCGAGCGAGGGCGGCCCACCTCAGAACCGCACCAGCAAACCCGCTCCACCGCCAGGCCGGTGCGTCGAGGGTTGCTCAGCCCATCGACTTCTGACCGTCGATCGTCTCGCGGATGATGTCCGCGTGGCCGGCGTGCTGGGCGGTCTCGGCGACGATGTGCAGGAACACCCGGCGTACCGACCAGAAGACACCCGCCGGCTGCCACGGCGCGGTCGGGAGCTCGTGGCTCGCGTCGAGATCGAGGATCTTCACCAGCTCGTCGGTCTCGGCCGCGACCTTCTCGTACTCCGCCAGTACGCCGGCCAGCGTCTCCCCTTCAGCCAGCCGGAACTTGTTCTCCCACTCGGCCACGAACTCCGGCGTGTACTCGACGTCGGTCACGTCCTCGCCCTTGCCGTCGCGAGCGAAGTCGGCCCAGTGCTGCTCGACCGTGGTCACATGCTTGATCAGCCCGCCAACCGTCAGCGCGCTGACCGTGCTGCGGGTGTTCGCCTGCTCGTCGGTGAGCCCCTCGGCGGTGTGCCGCAAGAAGTAGCGGTGCTTCGCGAGGAAGTCGAGGATGTCGGCGCGCTCACCGGTCACGGTCTGCTCGTTTGTCGTCATACGACAACTCTAGAAGGAGTAGCGGCCAGTTCTTGACCTCTTCTCCGACCTCATTGATTGAGATCATCCGGGCATGCCCGACGTACCCACGAGCTTCCGCCAGGACTGGACCCGCCTCTGGAACCTCGCCGAGCGACTGACCACGGCGCACCCGCACTCCGACGTGTTCAGCGACCCCGAAGACCCGTCGACGGTGCTCGGCTTCGCCGGCCTGTTCCTGGAGCCGCCCGACGACCCGGGTGACGGCTGGAGCGAGTACGTCAACAGCCCCCGCAACGCGATCACGTTCGGTTCGACCGGCGTCGACGGTGTCCACTTCTGCGCGCTCTTCGGCCCGGCCGACGCCCCGACCACCACGATCGTCCTCTGCGTCCCGCTGGCCGACGAGCCCAACCACGTCGTCGGCACCAGCCTGGCCGAGTTCCTCGCCCTCGGCTGCCGGACGGGCTACCACCTCGACCCCCTCGCCTACGACTTCCGCGAGACGATGATCGAGGAACTGCAGGCCCAGCAACTCTCCGAGGAGCCCGAACGGGTCTTCCTCCTCGAAGCGCTCACCGAGGAGTTCAACCTGGGTCCATGGCCCGACGTCGCCCCTCGCCTCGCGGAGCTGAAGACCCAGTACGCCGCCGACATCGCGTGGACGCCGTACCCGACTTTGGGATAGGGGCTGGGGGCTACTTGCGGCGGATGTAGCGGTACGCCGTCGGCGCCTACGTTCTGGGCATGCGAATTGTTGGGGTGGTTGTTGCTGTGGGCATGGTTGCGGCGGGGTTGAGTGGGGGGACCGCGGCGGCTTCGGGTGGGATCGAGTGGGAGGCGTGCGGGGCGGCGGGAGCCGTGGAGTGTGGCGTGTTGAAGGTGCCCCTGGACTGGGGGAGGCCGAGTGGGGCGACGACGGAGGTGTTTGTCTCGCGGGTGCCGGCGAAGGGGCGGAAGGTGGGAACACTGGTGTTCAACCCGGGTGGGCCGGGGTCGCCGGGTGGGTCGTTGTTCGAGAACGGGGTCGCGGATCGGTTGCTGCCGGAGTTGCGGGAGCGGTACGACCTGGTGAGCTTCGATCCTCGGGGCACGGGGAAGTCGAGTGATCTGGACTGCGGGCCGGTACTGCGCGCCGGCGTACCGGTGTTCCCGAAGACCAAGCGCGAGTACGACGCGATGGTTGCCTCGAGCCGGGCCACGGGAAATGCGTGCCTCGAGCAACACGGCGAGCTGATGCGCAACCTCGACACCCGAACAGTCGCCCGCGACATGGATGCCCTACGCAACGGTCTTGGTGAAGCGAAGTTGAACTTCCTCGGCCTGTCGTACGGATCGTTCCTCGGTACGACGTACGCGCAACTGTTTCCGCGCCGGGTCGGCCGGATGGTGATCGACGGGATCCTCGATCACGCGCAGGGGTCGACGCGGCTGATGCTCGACGAGGCGAAGGTGATGGAGGACGGGTTCAACCGATTCGCCCGCTGGTGCTCGGCGGATGCCACGTGCGCCCTGCACGGGCAGGACGTCGGCGCGGTGTGGGACCGGCTGGTCGCGCGGGCCGACCGGCGGCCGATCCCGGTCGAAGGGCACGAACCGGTCGACGGCGACACGATCCGGATGGCGTTGCCGGATCTGCTGCCGAAGACCGACCTCGCCGGCGACGCCTGGGCCGAGCTCGCCGACGGGATCGCGCAGGCGGTCGGCGGCGATGCGTCGCTGTTCGCCGAGGTGAGCTACGTCGGCGGCAACGACACGGCGTACGCGGCGGTGTCGTGCATGGACTTCCCCGGCGAGCTCAGCGGGTACGCCGATGCGAGGGCGCGACTGGCCGCGGCGAAGCGGATCGCCCCACGCGTCGGCGCGGCCGTCGAGGGCTGGGCGATCGCGGCCGCGTGCTCCGGCTGGCCGATCCCGCCGAGCAACCCGTGGCAGCCGACGCCGGTCAAGGACGCGCCGCCCATCCTGATCACGTCGACCAGCGACGACCCATCGACGCCGGTCACCGGCGCCCGCGGCCTCGCCCGGCAGATCCGCGGCAGCCGGCTCGTGGTCGCGAACGCCTTCGGGCACACCGCGTTCTTCAACTCGCCGTGCGCGCGGGCGAAGATCACGGCGTACCTGCTGGAGGGGACGCTGCCGCCGAGGTACTCGACCTGCTGAAATAGCCCGGTGCGCAAACTCGTGAGGGACCGGATGCCGGAGATCATTCGCGCGAAGGGCGAGGAGGCGATCGTCTACCGCGCCGAGCCCGACGAGTACCGGCGGCGGCTGCGCGACAAGCTGGTCGAGGAGGTCGACGAGTTCCTCAGCGAGGGCGAGGCCGAGCGCGAGGCGGCGCTGGAGGAACTGGCCGACGTACTGGAGGTCGTCCGTGCGCTGGCTGTCGACCTCGGCTCGAGCGCGGAGGAGATCGAGCGGATCCGCTCGACGAAGGCAGCGGAACGCGGTGCCTTCGCCGAGCGGGTCATCTGGTCGGACAAGTGAGCTGAGGTGTGCGCCTCCGCCAACGGCATCAGAGTTCGGAGTCGCGGATCGCTTTGGCCGTCGCGGCAGTGACCGCGGCCAGCAGGCACACGACGGCGCATCCGGCGAAGAAGACGCCTGTTCCCCAAGCAGCCGCGACCAGGCCGGTGACCGGGTAGAGCAGGGGGCTCAGGCCGAGGGTGCACAGGGACGTCACCGCGCCGACCCTGCCGAGGTACCGAGGTTCGGTCGTGCGTTGGAGCAGGGCGTTGCCGATAGCCATCGCCGCGCCGCTGATCGCACCGAGCGCGGCGGAACCGGCGATCAGGGCGCCGGCCGTGGTCACCTGGCCCAGGGCGCCGACCAGTACGGCGGTCGCGGTCAGGGTGCCCGCGAGCGCGACCCCCGCTCGCGGGACGCGAGCCAGAACGGTGAGCAGAATTCCGCTGACTGCACCTCCGATGCTGAACACGCTCAGGGCCCAGCCGAGGATGGCCGGACCCCAATGCCGTTCCGCGGTCAGTAGGACCAGACCGATTCCGACCGGACCGCTGAAGCACAGCTCGCTCAGCGCGACGACCACGACGAGACGAGCCAGTGGCCGGTTTCGTCGTAGGTACC
The Kribbella italica DNA segment above includes these coding regions:
- a CDS encoding nucleoside triphosphate pyrophosphohydrolase — encoded protein: MRKLVRDRMPEIIRAKGEEAIVYRAEPDEYRRRLRDKLVEEVDEFLSEGEAEREAALEELADVLEVVRALAVDLGSSAEEIERIRSTKAAERGAFAERVIWSDK
- a CDS encoding YciI family protein, with product MTAYLISFEKGAMDHIAAEDWPDVGKAARAVCAEVEDAGVLVFSDGLSYDDGDVQHAVVAVDGVVTDGPYAEGRELIGGVLIVDVADREAALGWAAKIAGACRCAQDVRKFMTGPSGA
- a CDS encoding YciI family protein — its product is MTHYLISFDDGTMDATEEELPAVADAGHAVIQEAKDAGVFVFSGGLDYRQQHATVGRDGVVTDGPYPESKELLGGVLIVDVPTFDDALKWAAKTAAACRCAQDVREFFPFRRF
- a CDS encoding PLP-dependent aminotransferase family protein; translated protein: MTGQQLPASTLSGLLGAWSDAGGPAYRALAERLRLLIADGRIMPGSRLPSERELTDALGVSRTTVASAYRELRDRGYLISRRGSGSVTALPSRIEPELGRHHAPGIDTDGLYDFTCAASPAVPGISTAVAAAMEDLPHHLATPGYHPQGLPELREEIAASYEARGLPTSADQIVVTAGALAATAIAVRAMTQIGDRVLTESPTHPNSVDSIRRSGARVVAAPMSPGGWDLPLLEATIRQTAPRAAWLVVDFQNPTGRLMPAADRQRLAIAFARSRTTAIIDETLYELPLDGQEMPPPFASFDPGGVITVGSVSKSFWGGLRIGWLRVPETLVARILDARASMDLGAPVLEQLVVARLLRERSAILPERRAGLRERRDALASALRAVLPDWKFTLPGGGLSMWCELPAAVGSSLVGVAQRNGVLLVAGSRFSPEGGLETFMRLPYTQDPDTLRHSVELLAASYGQLTERGPARRTAAALIA
- a CDS encoding alpha/beta fold hydrolase; its protein translation is MGTLVFNPGGPGSPGGSLFENGVADRLLPELRERYDLVSFDPRGTGKSSDLDCGPVLRAGVPVFPKTKREYDAMVASSRATGNACLEQHGELMRNLDTRTVARDMDALRNGLGEAKLNFLGLSYGSFLGTTYAQLFPRRVGRMVIDGILDHAQGSTRLMLDEAKVMEDGFNRFARWCSADATCALHGQDVGAVWDRLVARADRRPIPVEGHEPVDGDTIRMALPDLLPKTDLAGDAWAELADGIAQAVGGDASLFAEVSYVGGNDTAYAAVSCMDFPGELSGYADARARLAAAKRIAPRVGAAVEGWAIAAACSGWPIPPSNPWQPTPVKDAPPILITSTSDDPSTPVTGARGLARQIRGSRLVVANAFGHTAFFNSPCARAKITAYLLEGTLPPRYSTC
- a CDS encoding DinB family protein, producing MTTNEQTVTGERADILDFLAKHRYFLRHTAEGLTDEQANTRSTVSALTVGGLIKHVTTVEQHWADFARDGKGEDVTDVEYTPEFVAEWENKFRLAEGETLAGVLAEYEKVAAETDELVKILDLDASHELPTAPWQPAGVFWSVRRVFLHIVAETAQHAGHADIIRETIDGQKSMG
- a CDS encoding histidine phosphatase family protein, whose protein sequence is MPGDQRTRYLYVVRHAEALPDGSGLTDRGREQAALLGRRLQDIPFATVHHGPLPRAVQTAQLVKQQLAVDVPLEVSELAGDYVPYVPKKDELPTDSADHLLRFVQQSSPEELEHGPELARLALARFTGPADSEQPELLVTHNFLIAWLVTQALDAPPWRWLTLAHCNAALTVLRYTPGRPSSVLVYNDMQHLPAALRWTGFPPGPRV
- the msrA gene encoding peptide-methionine (S)-S-oxide reductase MsrA; this encodes MSFFKRNTALVEPSAALPGRPEPGYAVPADNIVLGTPQTAPVPEGLAEVWFGTGCFWGTEEIFWQQPGVYTTAVGYAGGYSPNPTYEEVCTGGTGHTEAVRVVYDPTKTTFTDLLKVFWETHDPTQGMRQGNDLGSQYRSAIYYTTEDQRLEAERTRDLYAPVIKPRGYGDITTEIAPLDSYYYAEGYHQQYLAKNPNGYRCHSNTGVPFPA